A region from the Pseudomonas cucumis genome encodes:
- a CDS encoding ABC transporter ATP-binding protein — protein sequence MLNMNAVHKNRGVGSQRYSLVIPRLQLRAGEQLAVVGPSGCGKSTLLDLLALVLAPDQAGQFDFAPGQTRTDITGLWRTDAQSALADLRRRHLGYVLQTGGLLDFLDVRGNIDLSRKLLGLKDDGSVDRLAGALDIADQLGKKPGDLSVGQRQRVSCARALAHGPHLLLADEPTAALDPLNAERVMQLLVSQAREHGVCCVIATHDESLARASGLQVRRISCHRDVDGGVTATLGEAC from the coding sequence ATGCTGAACATGAACGCAGTGCACAAAAACCGCGGCGTCGGCAGCCAGCGCTACAGCCTGGTGATTCCACGGCTGCAACTGCGTGCCGGTGAACAACTGGCGGTGGTCGGCCCCAGTGGCTGCGGCAAAAGCACGTTGCTCGATTTGCTGGCGCTGGTGCTGGCTCCGGATCAGGCCGGGCAGTTTGATTTTGCGCCCGGCCAAACCAGGACGGACATTACCGGGCTGTGGCGCACAGATGCGCAAAGTGCCTTGGCGGACCTGCGCCGCCGACACTTGGGCTATGTGCTGCAAACCGGTGGCCTGCTGGATTTTCTGGACGTGCGCGGCAACATCGACCTGTCGCGCAAACTGCTCGGCTTGAAAGACGACGGCAGTGTGGATCGCCTGGCCGGGGCGTTGGATATCGCTGATCAACTGGGCAAAAAGCCGGGTGATTTGTCCGTCGGCCAACGACAGCGGGTGAGTTGCGCCCGCGCCCTGGCCCATGGGCCACATTTGCTGCTGGCCGATGAACCGACCGCCGCCCTCGATCCGCTGAACGCGGAACGCGTGATGCAGTTGCTGGTGAGCCAGGCCCGCGAGCATGGCGTGTGCTGCGTCATCGCCACCCACGATGAATCACTGGCCCGCGCCAGCGGTTTGCAGGTGCGGCGCATCAGTTGTCATCGCGACGTCGATGGCGGTGTCACCGCCACCCTCGGGGAGGCTTGCTGA